GGCGGGTATTTGGAAGAAGTTGCTTGCGTTCTGAATCAAAGCGCCCAGGCCCTGTTGCGCGGCCACCAGCTCTGCCGCCACCAGGGTTGCCCAGGATACACCGAGGGCCACGCGAAGGGCGGTGAGAACATGGGGAACAGCCAGTGGAAGCACCACCCTGAAAAAGATCTCGCGCCCGTTGGCGCCCAGAGCGCGGGCGGCTCGGATATAAATCGGATCGAGGCCGACAATACCCTCATACATTACGACCGTCGCCGAGAAGAATGCCGCGTAAACCAGGACGAGGAGCCGAGCCGGTTCTCCGATGCCCAGGTAAACGACAACCAGGGGGACGAGCGCGATCGGGGGCAGCGCCCGCATGAAGTTAATCAGTGGGTCGAGAAACTGGTAAACGGCCTTGTACCATCCTAAGGCGAACCCTGTGGGGATGGCTAACACCGCGCCGATCAGCACCCCCAGCACGACCCGCCGCGTGCTGACAACGACATGGACGAAGAGCCCCTGCTCCGTCAGGAGCTTGACGAAGCTGGCAAGCACGGTTCCAGGCGACGGGAGCAGGTGGGGCGCAATCAGTTGCGACCATACGACCAACTGCCAGAAGAGGATCACGATGGCGAACACTGCACCGCGCTGGAGCATCCTGAGCGGCACCCGATAGGCGACCACCAGCAGTCGCGAGTTTGCAGAGGAGGTCTTTTGCAACCCTGTCATTGCCACGTCCAGATCACCCCTGAAGACTTACGATGCTTGCCGAGCGGCCCCAGAGGTGCTCGTACAGACTGACAAGTGCTGCCGTGTCCTTCGACCCCATCCCGATACCCCTTGCCATTTCGGTTACTAAAAGGTTGGTCATACTGGCAATGGGGAAGATCCCGTGTTCTCGTGCCATCGTGATGCCCAGTGATATGTCCTTGTTAAGCAAGTCGATGGTAAAAATGGGCGTGAAATCCTCCGCTAGGATCTTGGCACCAAGCTCGAGGAATAGCGGGCTGACCGTAGCGGCATTGCTCGTTGACACCACGTCGAAAAAAGTCTTGGGATCGA
The sequence above is a segment of the Bacillota bacterium genome. Coding sequences within it:
- a CDS encoding ABC transporter permease, which translates into the protein MTGLQKTSSANSRLLVVAYRVPLRMLQRGAVFAIVILFWQLVVWSQLIAPHLLPSPGTVLASFVKLLTEQGLFVHVVVSTRRVVLGVLIGAVLAIPTGFALGWYKAVYQFLDPLINFMRALPPIALVPLVVVYLGIGEPARLLVLVYAAFFSATVVMYEGIVGLDPIYIRAARALGANGREIFFRVVLPLAVPHVLTALRVALGVSWATLVAAELVAAQQGLGALIQNASNFFQIPAIFVGIILIGFTALLMDQLLRMLIRHFVSWRETV